The following coding sequences lie in one Polynucleobacter necessarius genomic window:
- a CDS encoding pseudouridine synthase — MSIQVNSEGVLASRVFLPADQSHPNLLQFFIAQFPHIQAKEWAQRFEDGLILDIEGRSLSGTDPYLPNTHLMYFRSLVREPEIPFEEEIIYQDEHILVADKPHFLPVTPSGLYLHQTLLNRLRKKTQISSLSPVHRIDRDTAGLVIFSIIPQERAQYQNLFRDRAVKKVYEAIAPFSRALVDQLPMTYTSRLEESEHFLQMQEVAGDPNTDTLIELIEQKGAMARYRLSPGSGKKHQLRCHLNALGIPIRNDQIYPILTPYQKYELDFSKPLQLLAKELEFQDPVAGEKRAFQSKQSL, encoded by the coding sequence ATGAGCATTCAGGTGAATTCAGAAGGGGTTTTAGCATCACGGGTATTTTTACCCGCTGATCAATCTCATCCGAATTTACTGCAATTTTTCATTGCACAATTTCCCCATATCCAGGCTAAAGAGTGGGCGCAAAGATTTGAAGATGGTTTGATTTTAGATATCGAAGGGCGCTCACTTTCTGGAACCGATCCATACCTACCCAATACCCATCTGATGTATTTCAGAAGCTTGGTACGCGAGCCAGAAATTCCATTTGAAGAAGAAATTATTTATCAAGATGAACATATCTTGGTTGCAGATAAACCCCATTTCTTGCCAGTCACTCCAAGTGGGCTGTATTTGCATCAGACATTATTGAATCGATTGAGAAAGAAAACTCAAATCTCAAGCTTAAGTCCAGTTCATCGGATTGATCGTGATACAGCAGGCTTGGTGATCTTTTCAATCATTCCTCAAGAGCGAGCGCAATATCAAAATTTATTTCGTGATCGAGCAGTGAAAAAAGTGTATGAGGCAATTGCCCCATTCTCACGAGCCTTAGTTGATCAGTTGCCGATGACCTACACAAGTCGTCTGGAGGAGTCAGAGCACTTTCTGCAAATGCAAGAGGTAGCTGGCGATCCAAATACAGATACCTTGATTGAGTTGATAGAACAAAAAGGGGCAATGGCCAGATATCGTCTTAGCCCAGGAAGCGGTAAAAAGCACCAGCTACGTTGTCATCTGAACGCCCTAGGGATTCCGATTCGAAATGATCAGATTTACCCGATCCTCACTCCTTATCAGAAATATGAACTTGACTTTTCAAAACCCTTGCAGCTTCTAGCAAAAGAGCTTGAATTTCAAGACCCGGTTGCTGGGGAAAAACGCGCGTTTCAAAGTAAGCAGAGTTTATAG
- a CDS encoding enoyl-CoA hydratase-related protein gives MTLLLPLPRQSSVFPIPQVLTADPIGADRALQIGILNHLYVSSELEAKTYQMARTIASRSPQANSVLKAQAQMLSDAAVMNPAVFEHLQSLRKNVYMGSDYREGITAFLEKRDPVFAQAT, from the coding sequence ATGACTCTACTTTTGCCATTACCCCGGCAAAGCTCGGTCTTCCCTATACCGCAAGTTCTGACGGCCGATCCAATTGGAGCAGACCGCGCATTGCAGATTGGCATTCTGAACCATCTGTATGTATCCAGCGAGTTAGAAGCAAAGACATATCAAATGGCCAGAACGATTGCTTCACGTTCTCCACAGGCCAATTCAGTGCTGAAGGCTCAAGCGCAAATGCTCTCGGATGCTGCCGTGATGAATCCTGCGGTATTTGAACATTTGCAATCTCTACGTAAGAACGTCTATATGGGAAGCGATTATCGCGAGGGTATTACCGCCTTCTTAGAAAAGCGTGACCCCGTATTTGCTCAAGCTACGTAG